From a single Scomber japonicus isolate fScoJap1 chromosome 12, fScoJap1.pri, whole genome shotgun sequence genomic region:
- the LOC128369674 gene encoding chemokine XC receptor 1-like, translated as MTNNSTDGDVEYLCDFMDFSTVNAAFFIVIFIISITGNSLLLVFLVYQGNLKNATNLFVLNLACSDLVFTVTLPFWAVEHLHHWVFSDLGCKLLTAAYFVGLYSSIILLTAITVDRFITVVLNKWPSKPVRERCAVGVCAAAWIISFAASLSDAINVKESANGEELSCESDDLELKLTYYLQVSLLFFLPLTIIIFCYSAILKTVLQFSNRKRYRTVVGVLCIVAAFFVCWGPHHVLLFVETLYVPKGCDAKESWYIAYNICRILAYSHCCMNPLLYMLSQNLRGHLLNFLYHDNIKGRNMDRAAPKHKAQYATEMLELQCK; from the coding sequence ATGACGAACAACAGTACAGATGGCGATGTGGAATATCTTTGTGATTTCATGGACTTTTCAACTGTCAATGCTGCCTTCTTTATTGtgatcttcatcatcagcatcacagGCAACAGTCTGCTTTTAGTTTTTCTTGTCTACCAGGGGAACCTGAAAAATGCTACAAATCTGTTTGTCCTGAACCTTGCCTGCTCAGATTTGGTCTTCACTGTCACCCTTCCATTCTGGGCTGTCGAGCACCTGCACCACTGGGTGTTTAGTGATCTTGGCTGCAAACTTCTGACTGCAGCTTACTTTGTTGGTTTGTACAGCAGCATCATTTTACTGACTGCCATTACTGTGGATCGTTTCATAACAGTGGTGTTGAACAAATGGCCGAGCAAACCTGTAAGGGAGAGGTGTGCAGTGGGTGTCTGTGCAGCTGCTTGGATCATCAGCTTTGCTGCATCCCTGAGTGATGCCATCAATGTGAAGGAATCCGCAAATGGTGAAGAATTATCTTGTGAATCTGATGATCTTGAGCTTAAGCTGACCTATTATCTCCAAGTGtcattgctttttttcctcccacttaccatcattattttttgttattctgCCATTCTTAAAACAGTTTTGCAGTTTTCAAACAGAAAAAGGTACAGGACTGTAGTGGGGGTGTTATGCATTGTTGCGGCCTTCTTCGTCTGCTGGGGACCTCACCATGTGTTACTTTTTGTTGAAACGTTGTATGTACCCAAAGGTTGTGATGCAAAGGAAAGCTGGTATATTGCCTATAATATTTGTCGTATACTTGCATATTCACACTGCTGTATGAACCCTCTACTCTATATGCTCTCACAAAACTTGAGAGGACATCTGTTGAATTTTTTATACCATGATAATATCAAGGGTAGGAACATGGATAGAGCTGCCCCAAAACATAAAGCACAATATGCTACTGAAATGCTAGAGTTACAATGCAAATAG
- the LOC128369675 gene encoding chemokine XC receptor 1-like — translation MSNNSTDDYDYDEMPYLCDDMDFSTVNAAFFIVIFIISVTGNSLLLVVLVCYENLKNATNLFVLNLACSDLVFTVTLPFWAVGHLHHWVFGDLACKLLTAAYFVGLYSSVILLTAITVDRFITVVLNKWPRKPVRERCAVGVCAAAWIISFAASLSDAINVKEFANGEELSCESDDLELNLNYYLQVSLLFLLPLAIIIFCYSAILITVLQFSNRKRRRTVVVVLCIVAAFFVCWGPHHVLLFVETLYEPEGCDAEKSWDIAYHTCRILAYSHCCMNPLLYMLSQNLRRHLLKFLHCDNGMSRSMERVTSHSGIRPRTSEVMVDLQSK, via the coding sequence ATGTCGAACAACAGTACAGACGACTATGACTATGACGAAATGCCATATCTTTGTGATGACATGGACTTTTCAACTGTGAATGCTGCCTTCTTTATTGTGATCTTCATCATCAGCGTCACAGGCAACAGTCTGCTTTTAGTTGTTCTTGTTTGCTACGAGAACCTGAAAAATGCTACAAATCTGTTTGTCCTGAACCTTGCATGCTCAGATTTGGTCTTCACTGTCACCCTTCCATTCTGGGCTGTCGGGCACCTGCACCACTGGGTGTTTGGTGATCTTGCCTGCAAACTTCTGACTGCAGCTTACTTTGTTGGTTTGTACAGCAGTGTCATTTTACTGACTGCCATTACTGTGGATCGTTTCATAACAGTGGTGTTGAACAAATGGCCGCGCAAACCTGTAAGGGAGAGGTGTGCAGTGGGTGTCTGTGCAGCTGCTTGGATCATCAGCTTTGCTGCATCCCTGAGTGATGCCATCAATGTGAAGGAATTCGCAAATGGTGAAGAATTATCTTGTGAATCTGATGATCTTGAGCTTAACCTGAACTATTATCTCCAAGTGTCATTGCTTTTTCTCCTCCCACTTgccatcattattttttgttattctgCCATTCTTATAACAGTTTTGCAGTTTTCAAACAGAAAAAGGCGCAGGACTGTAGTGGTGGTGTTATGCATTGTTGCGGCCTTCTTCGTCTGCTGGGGACCTCACCATGTGTTACTTTTTGTTGAAACTTTGTATGAACCCGAAGGCTGTGATGCAGAGAAAAGCTGGGATATTGCCTATCATACTTGTCGTATACTTGCATATTCACACTGCTGTATGAACCCTCTACTCTATATGCTCTCACAAAACTTGCGAAGACATCTGTTGAAATTTTTACACTGTGATAATGGCATGAGTAGGAGCATGGAGAGAGTTACTAGCCATTCAGGTATTAGACCACGAACCTCTGAAGTTATGGTGGACTTACAATCCAAATAG